A window of the Zeugodacus cucurbitae isolate PBARC_wt_2022May chromosome 2, idZeuCucr1.2, whole genome shotgun sequence genome harbors these coding sequences:
- the Tm1_1 gene encoding uncharacterized protein Tm1_1 isoform X1: MVQGTLCGHKIHTNAWQTVSYSKKPQTKNQLKAKGGGGGNTDTQNTTNTQIKNTLNKNSVAKTKSQTTTLLLKAAANSKKISRTKTSTNQKLNIAQPTAATVKQKTAPTVDIRKTAIAAVGSVPTQQQQQYTLRNRQQQQNVQRQQSPLLYVRRRRANNEIRQLKRAHRHLLTSGGCDWQHRQATNSSAAGVATLRKQDVKCPTKANNNNGSQTNSCRCSATKKKQQKCHPPQQQKQHKRKLQNLVKNAHSGGGAGSNSSGKSKQEKGKQQIGIERVGTKNSRESYAESVISSRWDSIEEQLNYLDKLLYFCEDEEDACCAWNCNINKAYDCCSVRARSEEIYYEGDVDDDYESDCSADWSESEMSTSDKSVDDADMQSTTSGAGSASTNTSPAVPTSHRRRGHQHHPRFTGTRRPNIPNVQEILAALYRGDSQSVLTNLRQAAQAVQDDSTMSISGGGGSDVETVSSTMGDSQYTDEQDEDLDLQLTKSSMLNLPLTDSVTTSMGSNSPTPTDESSMVDEGVVSAPTPTSTTTTESATPKSQKSKSKRDKSEKLDRSEKKKKAKKDKSKRASVCSDADGNVISTGEVNTAADEGIAIDDEDVQSAEWAKLRCTSESAEIVAEREARRNKGRCADYPGLAFGRSIFSSDTMMKFNIIRNELHNIMKTQLKRAESEVAALNRRIQLLEEDLERSEERLGSATAKLSEASQAADESERARKILENRSLADEERMDALENQLKEARFLAEEADKKYDEVARKLAMVEADLERAEERAEQGENKIVELEEELRVVGNNLKSLEVSEEKANQREEEYKNQIKTLNTRLKEAEARAEFAERSVQKLQKEVDRLEDDIIVEKERYCLIGDSLDLAFMDLIPGLEPFWTPRNPKPPTPKVPTPTPEEIAAAEAAKAEAEAAAAAAAEAEAAAAEAGAGANAPEGEEGAARRVSKVPSTEGVPAEAEPVKEPTPPPPPPPPFEYSIDLPPEGAEVPFVKNYEPPPPGAEPTEGESAPPAESAAPAEGAPAAPEGGAPAAESAPAAPAEGAPPPAEGAPAEAVVAPPADAAAPAPAAEAAAAPAAEGAPPAEAAPAAEAAPAAEAAPAPATDAAPAAQAAPEPAATA, translated from the exons ATGGTTCAAGGAACACTGTGCGgacataaaatacatacaaacgcatGGCAAACAGTGAGTTATAGTAAAAAACCGCAAACGAAAAATCAACTTAAAGCAAAAGGTGGAGGTGGTGGAAATACCGAtacacaaaatacaacaaatacacaaattaaaaatacattgaataaaaattctgtagcaaaaacaaaatcgcAAACTACAACATTGCTGTTGAAAGCGGCAGCCAAcagtaaaaaaatctcaagGACGAAGACGTCAACAAATCAAAAGCTGAATATAGCACAACCTACTGCGGCCACAGTGAAGCAGAAAACAGCACCCACTGTTGACATAAGAAAAACAGCAATAGCTGCAGTTGGCAGCGTACCAactcagcagcagcaacaatatacACTGCGTAATCGACAGCAACAGCAGAACGTACAGCGGCAACAGTCGCCCTTATTGTATGTTCGTCGTCGGCGCGCAAATAACGAAATCAGACAACTTAAACGTGCTCACCGACACCTATTGACTAGTGGTGGTTGTGACTGGCAGCACCGCCAAGCGACCAATAGCAGTGCTGCTGGTGTGGCAACCTTACGCAAGCAAGACGTCAAGTGTCCAACGAaggccaataacaacaacggtaGTCAAACGAACAGCTGTCGCTGTTCAGCGACAAAGAAGAAACAGCAAAAGTGTCatccaccacaacaacaaaaacaacataagagaaaattgcaaaatttagtgaaaaatgCCCACAGTGGCGGAGGAGCAGGTAGTAATAGTAGTGGTAAATCAAAACAGGAGAAAGGTAAACAACAAATTGGCATTGAACGTGTTGGAACGAAGAATTCAAGAGAATCGTATGCTGAATCTGTTATCTCATCACGTTGGGATTCGATTGaagaacaattaaattatttggataaattactttatTTCTGTGAAGACGAAGAAGATGCCTGTTGTGCATGGAATTGTAATATAAACAAAGCTTACGACTGCTGTAGTGTAAGAGCTAGATCAGAAGAGATTTATTACGAAGGTGACGTCGACGACGATTACGAGAGTGATTGTAGTGCTGATTGGAGCGAATCAGAGATGTCAACTTCAGACAAGAGTGTGGACGATGCAGATATGCAGTCCACTACAAGTGGTGCAGGATCTGCATCCACTAATACATCACCAGCCGTTCCTACCTCACATAGGCGACGCGGCCATCAGCATCACCCACGTTTTACGGGTACACGCCGTCCAAATATTCCAAATGTTCAAGAAATACTAGCTGCATTATATCGAGGTGATTCACAAAGTGTACTCACCAACTTACGTCAAGCAGCTCAAGCAGTACAAGATGACAGCACCATGTCCATTAGTGGTGGTGGAGGAAGCGATGTAGAAACAGTATCTTCGACAATGGGAGATTCACAATATACCGATGAGCAAGATGAAGACTTGGATTTGCAGCTCACAAAATCGTCAATGCTAAACTTGCCCCTTACCGATTCGGTAACTACGTCGATGGGTAGCAACAGTCCAACTCCCACGGATGAAAGCAGTATGGTTGATGAAGGCGTGGTAAGCGCACCAACGCCCACCAGTACTACTACAACCGAGAGTGCAACtccaaaatcacaaaaaagtaAATCTAAACGTGATAAAAGTGAAAAACTGGATCGttcagaaaaaaagaaaaaggcaAAGAAGGATAAGAGTAAACGTGCATCAGTTTGTTCAGATGCAGATGGTAATGTAATAAGTACAGGCGAAGTGAATACAGCAGCAGATGAAGGTATCGCCATTGATGATGAGGATGTGCAATCAGCTGAGTGGGCGAAGTTACGTTGTACCAGCGAGTCCGCAGAAATTGTTGCAGAGCGTGAGGCTCGTCGTAATAAAGGTCGCTGCGCCGACTATCCTGGACTCGCATTTGGCCGTTCCATATTCAGCTCGGATACTATGATGAAGTTCAATATCATACGTAACGAATTGCATAACATCATGAAAACGCAGCTTAAACGG GCCGAATCAGAAGTAGCTGCATTGAACCGTCGCATTCAATTGCTCGAAGAAGACTTGGAACGTTCAGAAGAGCGTTTGGGATCAGCCACAGCCAAGCTTTCGGAAGCTTCTCAAGCTGCCGATGAGAGCGAACG CGCTCGCAAGATTCTTGAGAACCGCTCCCTTGCCGATGAAGAACGCATGGACGCCCTTGAGAATCAATTAAAGGAAGCTCGTTTCCTTGCTGAGGAGGCTGACAAGAAATACGATGAG GTTGCCCGTAAATTGGCCATGGTTGAAGCTGATTTGGAACGTGCTGAGGAACGTGCCGAGCAAGGAGAGAA cAAAATTGTGGAGCTCGAGGAAGAACTCCGCGTTGTTGGTAACAACTTGAAATCCCTTGAAGTATCAGAGGAAAAG GCCAACCAACGTGAGGAAGAGTACAAGAACCAAATCAAGACCTTGAACACCCGTCTAAAGGAG GCTGAAGCCCGTGCTGAATTCGCCGAACGTTCCGTTcaaaaattgcagaaggaagtcGACAGGCTCGAAG ATGATATAATTGTTGAAAAGGAGCGTTATTGTCTCATCGGCGACAGCCTTGACTTGGCCTTTATGGATCTGATACCGGGACTTGAACCATTCTGGACACCACGTAATCCCAAACCGCCAACACCTAAAGTGCCAACGCCGACTCCTGAGGAAATTGCTGCGGCGGAGGCTGCTAAAGCTGAGGCAGAAGCCGCTGCGGCTGCGGCtgcagaagcagaagcagcgGCAGCTGAAGCTGGAGCTGGAGCCAACGCACCCGAAGGTGAAGAGGGTGCAGCGAGAAGAGTTTCTAAGGTGCCTTCCACGGAAGGTGTACCAGCTGAGGCTGAACCGGTTAAAGAACCtacaccaccaccgccaccaccaccaccgttTGAGTACTCCATCGATTTGCCACCAGAAGGTGCTGAAGTGCCATTCGTTAAGAATTATGAACCACCACCACCTGGCGCAGAACCAACAGAGGGCGAATCAGCTCCTCCCGCCGAGAGTGCCGCACCAGCGGAAGGTGCTCCAGCAGCACCAGAAGGTGGTGCCCCCGCTGCGGAGAGTGCGCCAGCTGCACCTGCAGAAGGAGCTCCTCCACCAGCTGAAGGTGCACCAGCAGAAGCGGTTGTCGCACCACCAGCAGATGCTGCCGCTCCTGCACCGGCTGCCGAAGCCGCTGCGGCGCCAGCTGCTGAGGGTGCGCCACCCGCGGAAGCTGCACCCGCTGCGGAGGCGGCACCCGCTGCAGAAGCTGCACCGGCGCCAGCAACGGATGCTGCACCAGCTGCTCAAGCGGCACCAGAACCAGCAGCCACCGCCTAA
- the Tm1_1 gene encoding uncharacterized protein Tm1_1 isoform X9 yields MVQGTLCGHKIHTNAWQTVSYSKKPQTKNQLKAKGGGGGNTDTQNTTNTQIKNTLNKNSVAKTKSQTTTLLLKAAANSKKISRTKTSTNQKLNIAQPTAATVKQKTAPTVDIRKTAIAAVGSVPTQQQQQYTLRNRQQQQNVQRQQSPLLYVRRRRANNEIRQLKRAHRHLLTSGGCDWQHRQATNSSAAGVATLRKQDVKCPTKANNNNGSQTNSCRCSATKKKQQKCHPPQQQKQHKRKLQNLVKNAHSGGGAGSNSSGKSKQEKGKQQIGIERVGTKNSRESYAESVISSRWDSIEEQLNYLDKLLYFCEDEEDACCAWNCNINKAYDCCSVRARSEEIYYEGDVDDDYESDCSADWSESEMSTSDKSVDDADMQSTTSGAGSASTNTSPAVPTSHRRRGHQHHPRFTGTRRPNIPNVQEILAALYRGDSQSVLTNLRQAAQAVQDDSTMSISGGGGSDVETVSSTMGDSQYTDEQDEDLDLQLTKSSMLNLPLTDSVTTSMGSNSPTPTDESSMVDEGVVSAPTPTSTTTTESATPKSQKSKSKRDKSEKLDRSEKKKKAKKDKSKRASVCSDADGNVISTGEVNTAADEGIAIDDEDVQSAEWAKLRCTSESAEIVAEREARRNKGRCADYPGLAFGRSIFSSDTMMKFNIIRNELHNIMKTQLKRAESEVAALNRRIQLLEEDLERSEERLGSATAKLSEASQAADESERARKILENRSLADEERMDALENQLKEARFLAEEADKKYDEVARKLAMVEADLERAEERAEQGENKIVELEEELRVVGNNLKSLEVSEEKATQKEETFESQIRLLDHQLREAEARAEFAERSVQKLQKEVDRLEDDLVLEKERYKDIGDDLDTAFVELILKEQ; encoded by the exons ATGGTTCAAGGAACACTGTGCGgacataaaatacatacaaacgcatGGCAAACAGTGAGTTATAGTAAAAAACCGCAAACGAAAAATCAACTTAAAGCAAAAGGTGGAGGTGGTGGAAATACCGAtacacaaaatacaacaaatacacaaattaaaaatacattgaataaaaattctgtagcaaaaacaaaatcgcAAACTACAACATTGCTGTTGAAAGCGGCAGCCAAcagtaaaaaaatctcaagGACGAAGACGTCAACAAATCAAAAGCTGAATATAGCACAACCTACTGCGGCCACAGTGAAGCAGAAAACAGCACCCACTGTTGACATAAGAAAAACAGCAATAGCTGCAGTTGGCAGCGTACCAactcagcagcagcaacaatatacACTGCGTAATCGACAGCAACAGCAGAACGTACAGCGGCAACAGTCGCCCTTATTGTATGTTCGTCGTCGGCGCGCAAATAACGAAATCAGACAACTTAAACGTGCTCACCGACACCTATTGACTAGTGGTGGTTGTGACTGGCAGCACCGCCAAGCGACCAATAGCAGTGCTGCTGGTGTGGCAACCTTACGCAAGCAAGACGTCAAGTGTCCAACGAaggccaataacaacaacggtaGTCAAACGAACAGCTGTCGCTGTTCAGCGACAAAGAAGAAACAGCAAAAGTGTCatccaccacaacaacaaaaacaacataagagaaaattgcaaaatttagtgaaaaatgCCCACAGTGGCGGAGGAGCAGGTAGTAATAGTAGTGGTAAATCAAAACAGGAGAAAGGTAAACAACAAATTGGCATTGAACGTGTTGGAACGAAGAATTCAAGAGAATCGTATGCTGAATCTGTTATCTCATCACGTTGGGATTCGATTGaagaacaattaaattatttggataaattactttatTTCTGTGAAGACGAAGAAGATGCCTGTTGTGCATGGAATTGTAATATAAACAAAGCTTACGACTGCTGTAGTGTAAGAGCTAGATCAGAAGAGATTTATTACGAAGGTGACGTCGACGACGATTACGAGAGTGATTGTAGTGCTGATTGGAGCGAATCAGAGATGTCAACTTCAGACAAGAGTGTGGACGATGCAGATATGCAGTCCACTACAAGTGGTGCAGGATCTGCATCCACTAATACATCACCAGCCGTTCCTACCTCACATAGGCGACGCGGCCATCAGCATCACCCACGTTTTACGGGTACACGCCGTCCAAATATTCCAAATGTTCAAGAAATACTAGCTGCATTATATCGAGGTGATTCACAAAGTGTACTCACCAACTTACGTCAAGCAGCTCAAGCAGTACAAGATGACAGCACCATGTCCATTAGTGGTGGTGGAGGAAGCGATGTAGAAACAGTATCTTCGACAATGGGAGATTCACAATATACCGATGAGCAAGATGAAGACTTGGATTTGCAGCTCACAAAATCGTCAATGCTAAACTTGCCCCTTACCGATTCGGTAACTACGTCGATGGGTAGCAACAGTCCAACTCCCACGGATGAAAGCAGTATGGTTGATGAAGGCGTGGTAAGCGCACCAACGCCCACCAGTACTACTACAACCGAGAGTGCAACtccaaaatcacaaaaaagtaAATCTAAACGTGATAAAAGTGAAAAACTGGATCGttcagaaaaaaagaaaaaggcaAAGAAGGATAAGAGTAAACGTGCATCAGTTTGTTCAGATGCAGATGGTAATGTAATAAGTACAGGCGAAGTGAATACAGCAGCAGATGAAGGTATCGCCATTGATGATGAGGATGTGCAATCAGCTGAGTGGGCGAAGTTACGTTGTACCAGCGAGTCCGCAGAAATTGTTGCAGAGCGTGAGGCTCGTCGTAATAAAGGTCGCTGCGCCGACTATCCTGGACTCGCATTTGGCCGTTCCATATTCAGCTCGGATACTATGATGAAGTTCAATATCATACGTAACGAATTGCATAACATCATGAAAACGCAGCTTAAACGG GCCGAATCAGAAGTAGCTGCATTGAACCGTCGCATTCAATTGCTCGAAGAAGACTTGGAACGTTCAGAAGAGCGTTTGGGATCAGCCACAGCCAAGCTTTCGGAAGCTTCTCAAGCTGCCGATGAGAGCGAACG CGCTCGCAAGATTCTTGAGAACCGCTCCCTTGCCGATGAAGAACGCATGGACGCCCTTGAGAATCAATTAAAGGAAGCTCGTTTCCTTGCTGAGGAGGCTGACAAGAAATACGATGAG GTTGCCCGTAAATTGGCCATGGTTGAAGCTGATTTGGAACGTGCTGAGGAACGTGCCGAGCAAGGAGAGAA cAAAATTGTGGAGCTCGAGGAAGAACTCCGCGTTGTTGGTAACAACTTGAAATCCCTTGAAGTATCAGAGGAAAAG GCCACGCAAAAAGAGGAGACTTTCGAGAGTCAAATCAGACTTTTGGATCATCAGTTGAGAGAG GCTGAAGCCCGTGCTGAATTCGCCGAACGTTCCGTTcaaaaattgcagaaggaagtcGACAGGCTCGAAG ACGACCTTGTCTTGGAGAAGGAACGTTACAAGGATATTGGAGACGATCTCGATACCGCCTTCGTCGAGCTCATCCTCAAGGAACAATAA
- the Tm1_1 gene encoding uncharacterized protein Tm1_1 isoform X4, with product MVQGTLCGHKIHTNAWQTVSYSKKPQTKNQLKAKGGGGGNTDTQNTTNTQIKNTLNKNSVAKTKSQTTTLLLKAAANSKKISRTKTSTNQKLNIAQPTAATVKQKTAPTVDIRKTAIAAVGSVPTQQQQQYTLRNRQQQQNVQRQQSPLLYVRRRRANNEIRQLKRAHRHLLTSGGCDWQHRQATNSSAAGVATLRKQDVKCPTKANNNNGSQTNSCRCSATKKKQQKCHPPQQQKQHKRKLQNLVKNAHSGGGAGSNSSGKSKQEKGKQQIGIERVGTKNSRESYAESVISSRWDSIEEQLNYLDKLLYFCEDEEDACCAWNCNINKAYDCCSVRARSEEIYYEGDVDDDYESDCSADWSESEMSTSDKSVDDADMQSTTSGAGSASTNTSPAVPTSHRRRGHQHHPRFTGTRRPNIPNVQEILAALYRGDSQSVLTNLRQAAQAVQDDSTMSISGGGGSDVETVSSTMGDSQYTDEQDEDLDLQLTKSSMLNLPLTDSVTTSMGSNSPTPTDESSMVDEGVVSAPTPTSTTTTESATPKSQKSKSKRDKSEKLDRSEKKKKAKKDKSKRASVCSDADGNVISTGEVNTAADEGIAIDDEDVQSAEWAKLRCTSESAEIVAEREARRNKGRCADYPGLAFGRSIFSSDTMMKFNIIRNELHNIMKTQLKRAESEVAALNRRIQLLEEDLERSEERLGSATAKLSEASQAADESERIRKALENRTNLEDDRVAILETQLVQAKLIAEEADKKYEEVARKLVLMEQDLERSEEKVELSESKIVELEEELRVVGNNLKSLEVSEEKATQKEETFESQIRLLDHQLREAEARAEFAERSVQKLQKEVDRLEDDIIVEKERYCLIGDSLDLAFMDLIPGLEPFWTPRNPKPPTPKVPTPTPEEIAAAEAAKAEAEAAAAAAAEAEAAAAEAGAGANAPEGEEGAARRVSKVPSTEGVPAEAEPVKEPTPPPPPPPPFEYSIDLPPEGAEVPFVKNYEPPPPGAEPTEGESAPPAESAAPAEGAPAAPEGGAPAAESAPAAPAEGAPPPAEGAPAEAVVAPPADAAAPAPAAEAAAAPAAEGAPPAEAAPAAEAAPAAEAAPAPATDAAPAAQAAPEPAATA from the exons ATGGTTCAAGGAACACTGTGCGgacataaaatacatacaaacgcatGGCAAACAGTGAGTTATAGTAAAAAACCGCAAACGAAAAATCAACTTAAAGCAAAAGGTGGAGGTGGTGGAAATACCGAtacacaaaatacaacaaatacacaaattaaaaatacattgaataaaaattctgtagcaaaaacaaaatcgcAAACTACAACATTGCTGTTGAAAGCGGCAGCCAAcagtaaaaaaatctcaagGACGAAGACGTCAACAAATCAAAAGCTGAATATAGCACAACCTACTGCGGCCACAGTGAAGCAGAAAACAGCACCCACTGTTGACATAAGAAAAACAGCAATAGCTGCAGTTGGCAGCGTACCAactcagcagcagcaacaatatacACTGCGTAATCGACAGCAACAGCAGAACGTACAGCGGCAACAGTCGCCCTTATTGTATGTTCGTCGTCGGCGCGCAAATAACGAAATCAGACAACTTAAACGTGCTCACCGACACCTATTGACTAGTGGTGGTTGTGACTGGCAGCACCGCCAAGCGACCAATAGCAGTGCTGCTGGTGTGGCAACCTTACGCAAGCAAGACGTCAAGTGTCCAACGAaggccaataacaacaacggtaGTCAAACGAACAGCTGTCGCTGTTCAGCGACAAAGAAGAAACAGCAAAAGTGTCatccaccacaacaacaaaaacaacataagagaaaattgcaaaatttagtgaaaaatgCCCACAGTGGCGGAGGAGCAGGTAGTAATAGTAGTGGTAAATCAAAACAGGAGAAAGGTAAACAACAAATTGGCATTGAACGTGTTGGAACGAAGAATTCAAGAGAATCGTATGCTGAATCTGTTATCTCATCACGTTGGGATTCGATTGaagaacaattaaattatttggataaattactttatTTCTGTGAAGACGAAGAAGATGCCTGTTGTGCATGGAATTGTAATATAAACAAAGCTTACGACTGCTGTAGTGTAAGAGCTAGATCAGAAGAGATTTATTACGAAGGTGACGTCGACGACGATTACGAGAGTGATTGTAGTGCTGATTGGAGCGAATCAGAGATGTCAACTTCAGACAAGAGTGTGGACGATGCAGATATGCAGTCCACTACAAGTGGTGCAGGATCTGCATCCACTAATACATCACCAGCCGTTCCTACCTCACATAGGCGACGCGGCCATCAGCATCACCCACGTTTTACGGGTACACGCCGTCCAAATATTCCAAATGTTCAAGAAATACTAGCTGCATTATATCGAGGTGATTCACAAAGTGTACTCACCAACTTACGTCAAGCAGCTCAAGCAGTACAAGATGACAGCACCATGTCCATTAGTGGTGGTGGAGGAAGCGATGTAGAAACAGTATCTTCGACAATGGGAGATTCACAATATACCGATGAGCAAGATGAAGACTTGGATTTGCAGCTCACAAAATCGTCAATGCTAAACTTGCCCCTTACCGATTCGGTAACTACGTCGATGGGTAGCAACAGTCCAACTCCCACGGATGAAAGCAGTATGGTTGATGAAGGCGTGGTAAGCGCACCAACGCCCACCAGTACTACTACAACCGAGAGTGCAACtccaaaatcacaaaaaagtaAATCTAAACGTGATAAAAGTGAAAAACTGGATCGttcagaaaaaaagaaaaaggcaAAGAAGGATAAGAGTAAACGTGCATCAGTTTGTTCAGATGCAGATGGTAATGTAATAAGTACAGGCGAAGTGAATACAGCAGCAGATGAAGGTATCGCCATTGATGATGAGGATGTGCAATCAGCTGAGTGGGCGAAGTTACGTTGTACCAGCGAGTCCGCAGAAATTGTTGCAGAGCGTGAGGCTCGTCGTAATAAAGGTCGCTGCGCCGACTATCCTGGACTCGCATTTGGCCGTTCCATATTCAGCTCGGATACTATGATGAAGTTCAATATCATACGTAACGAATTGCATAACATCATGAAAACGCAGCTTAAACGG GCCGAATCAGAAGTAGCTGCATTGAACCGTCGCATTCAATTGCTCGAAGAAGACTTGGAACGTTCAGAAGAGCGTTTGGGATCAGCCACAGCCAAGCTTTCGGAAGCTTCTCAAGCTGCCGATGAGAGCGAACG GATACGAAAAGCTCTTGAAAATCGTACAAATTTGGAAGACGACAGAGTAGCTATTTTGGAAACTCAATTAGTCCAGGCAAAATTAATCGCCGAAGAGGCCGATAAAAAATACGAAGAG GTTGCCAGAAAGTTAGTCCTCATGGAACAGGATTTGGAACGTTCCGAGGAAAAAGTTGAACTTAGCGAAAG cAAAATTGTGGAGCTCGAGGAAGAACTCCGCGTTGTTGGTAACAACTTGAAATCCCTTGAAGTATCAGAGGAAAAG GCCACGCAAAAAGAGGAGACTTTCGAGAGTCAAATCAGACTTTTGGATCATCAGTTGAGAGAG GCTGAAGCCCGTGCTGAATTCGCCGAACGTTCCGTTcaaaaattgcagaaggaagtcGACAGGCTCGAAG ATGATATAATTGTTGAAAAGGAGCGTTATTGTCTCATCGGCGACAGCCTTGACTTGGCCTTTATGGATCTGATACCGGGACTTGAACCATTCTGGACACCACGTAATCCCAAACCGCCAACACCTAAAGTGCCAACGCCGACTCCTGAGGAAATTGCTGCGGCGGAGGCTGCTAAAGCTGAGGCAGAAGCCGCTGCGGCTGCGGCtgcagaagcagaagcagcgGCAGCTGAAGCTGGAGCTGGAGCCAACGCACCCGAAGGTGAAGAGGGTGCAGCGAGAAGAGTTTCTAAGGTGCCTTCCACGGAAGGTGTACCAGCTGAGGCTGAACCGGTTAAAGAACCtacaccaccaccgccaccaccaccaccgttTGAGTACTCCATCGATTTGCCACCAGAAGGTGCTGAAGTGCCATTCGTTAAGAATTATGAACCACCACCACCTGGCGCAGAACCAACAGAGGGCGAATCAGCTCCTCCCGCCGAGAGTGCCGCACCAGCGGAAGGTGCTCCAGCAGCACCAGAAGGTGGTGCCCCCGCTGCGGAGAGTGCGCCAGCTGCACCTGCAGAAGGAGCTCCTCCACCAGCTGAAGGTGCACCAGCAGAAGCGGTTGTCGCACCACCAGCAGATGCTGCCGCTCCTGCACCGGCTGCCGAAGCCGCTGCGGCGCCAGCTGCTGAGGGTGCGCCACCCGCGGAAGCTGCACCCGCTGCGGAGGCGGCACCCGCTGCAGAAGCTGCACCGGCGCCAGCAACGGATGCTGCACCAGCTGCTCAAGCGGCACCAGAACCAGCAGCCACCGCCTAA